The nucleotide window CCGAACTACTACTGTAAGGGAGGTGAGAACGTCTTCTACATAGATTGGGTGGGCGACGTATACCCTTGCTTCGCTAAGTCTAAGCTCTTCAACGTGCTCCGCGATAAGCCTAAGTTCCTCAGAGGCGTCTACTGCGACGACTGCTACATAAACTGCTTCAGAGAGCCTTCAGTCCTACCTCAGCTACTAAGAAACCCCAGGATAGCGGTAAAGGAGCTAGCGGCCCTCCGCTCGATGAGAGGCCTCCTGTACGGGGGGCCTTCTTAGCCCAACGGCCCGCGGGCTCCACCCCTCAACGCCGAGGCGTTGGCCAAAGCCCTAGCGAGCGCGCTCTTCACGAAGTAGTGGTGCAGCTCACCGTCGAGAGCAGGCCAGTCGCGCATAATAAGTTAGCTCTAAGCGGCGACGCCGTAGCCTTAGTAAGCAGCCCAGCCATTAGGCTTCCGGGGATGGACGCTACTCCTTAAAGGACGAAGCACACTACGCGGCTTCTACTAAGCCTCGACCACTTCAGTAGCACGCAAGAGGGGTCGCAGCGGCCCTAGGCCGGCCTCACCTATAGCGCTAGAGCCTGGCTGGCTAATTCTAAGCCTCTCTCCACCTCATCGGCTACAGCCTTAGAAAAAGCCCTCCTCCTAAACCCTTCGCCGCTGTGCGTCGCAGTGCCTAGGCCCTGAAGGGCCTCGCTACCTTTACCGAGGCTAGCGCGAGGCCTAGGGCTGAGCGCTAAGCAGAGCGCTTAAGAAGCCAGTTAAGCTAAGCCGCGGCTTAAAGCACAGTACTTCGCTGCTATACTTGGCAACTAAGCATATAAGCGAGGGCGAGGAGCCTGTATGGGCGATAGGCTTGGTGAGCGAGGAGAAGGTTAAGGAGGTCTTGAGGAGTAAGGTGGACCCCTACCTAGCTTTTGAGGGGGGGAGCGTTGAGCTCGTTAGCGTGGAGGGAGGCAGGGTGAAGGTGAGGCTGAGCGGTGCCTGCGCCGGCTGCCCTATGAGGCAGTTTACGATTAAGCGGTTCATTGAGGCGGTGCTTAAGCGGGAAGTGCCGGAGGTAAGGGCTGTAGAGGCCGTCGAGGAGGGCCGGCCTACTCAGTAGTCACTTCTACTCTCTGCGGAGCCCTTATCTTAACCACGGAGCCCGCCCTCACCTTGAAGAACTGCTCAGCACTCCCTTGATTTACCGCTAGCTCAACTAGGCCAAAGCTATTTTCGACCAGTAGGGGCTCCCCCACCTTAACAGCGCCGTAGGCCTCGACGAACTTTACGTTAAAGGCCCTGCCCGCGACCTCGACAGTGCACTCGCTATGTAGATCTACGCGGTCGGCTAGCGCGTGTCCAGGTATGCTGAGGGTCAGGTTGCCGAAGGGATCTACGTAGACCACCTCTCCAGTAAGCCACTCGCCCTCTACTTTGTAAATAGGCTTAGGTAAGCTCACGGGGCTCTTAACGACGGGGCCTGCCTCCTCGAAGCCCTCGCCCATGCTCAGCTTAGCAGCCGTCGGGGCAAATATGTCTCGGCCGTGGAA belongs to Candidatus Nezhaarchaeota archaeon and includes:
- a CDS encoding S-adenosyl-l-methionine hydroxide adenosyltransferase family protein, with the translated sequence MAEGRLRPSGIVTLLTDFGWEGPFPAAMKGVVLSINPRATVVDITHSVPRHDVKTASLILWSTYKYFPSGTVHVAVVDPGVGTARKALAVRSRRFFFVGPDNGVLMMAAEEDAPFEAREIVNPSFKLSKVSGTFHGRDIFAPTAAKLSMGEGFEEAGPVVKSPVSLPKPIYKVEGEWLTGEVVYVDPFGNLTLSIPGHALADRVDLHSECTVEVAGRAFNVKFVEAYGAVKVGEPLLVENSFGLVELAVNQGSAEQFFKVRAGSVVKIRAPQRVEVTTE
- a CDS encoding NifU family protein codes for the protein MSEEKVKEVLRSKVDPYLAFEGGSVELVSVEGGRVKVRLSGACAGCPMRQFTIKRFIEAVLKREVPEVRAVEAVEEGRPTQ